The sequence ccatccatccatccatccatccatccatccatccatccatcatacgTGCTAAtcctttattaataaaaaacctaaaaactaaaaaaacttcAGTCAGTGTAATAGTGAACTCTTCATCCTAGTCTTATTTTCATGACATCTCAGTTTATTCCCTTTCATTTCATGTCCTTTGTCACAGGAAGATGACGATAACATTATCTTTACCAACGTGATCACATCTGCGGACAAAAGGGAAATCATTTCCAGGCACCACGACGTTGAGATTGCATTTTCCTGCTCCTTCCCGAAGCGAGCTAACCTGACTCTGGGATTCAGACACAAAAACCCATACGCCTTTAATGAGAAGGGCTTTGGTGCCTTCACCATCAACTTTGAGTTCTTTGAGAGCCAACGTTTCACAAAGCAAGTTGATGCCAGCAGCTACCCGGTAGAAGTTTACATGAAGCAGATGATCTTCATGCAGATCGAGACCACCACCTCCATCCCCAACACCGAGCTGTTTGTGGAGTCCTGCAGGGCGACTCCCTATGACAACCCAAACTCCCGCATCAGCTACACCATCATCGAAAATGGGTATTCAGTAAAAGAGAAGGCTATTTTCACAGACAACATATGAGAGACATCATTATATGTCAAAGTGGtctttctttttaaaccctcgATCAATGAAAGTTTGTTGGAGTAAATTATTCTacaagaaattgtttttcatttgttccaGATGTATGAAGGACAGAACAGCAGTAATCTACCCCAGCTCCAAGACTCAGTTCAGATTTGGAATGGAGGCTTTTGAGTTCATTGGAGCTCATGAGGAGGTACGGTTACCTTTCTAAAATAGTATGtccttttgaaaaataaagccTAAAATCTTTGTTTAGTACCAAGTAAGTGGAGTTCAAAGTCTCCACCGAGTTTTAAGGCATCACTTAAAATGGTATAATTTTTTTGGTAAATACCATTTCAGGCGTTTCACTGTCTTATTCTTATTTGAGATCAGTTCACAGAGGTTCAGAAATTAAACCCTGACATATCTTCACCAAGGCTCTTTCCCTTGGCAGAGTGAAATCCAGGGTTTGCATAAATGTTGATATATTGGCTCCTGGGACTCAGCcaggaaacaaaggagaaaaacaactacagaaaacaaaccATAAATATACTGAAAGATGTACAACAACCAGATATCCAGTCAGTTCACTGACTAAAAATGTCTCTGGGTAACATTTCCTCTGAAAAGGGACTTGATCAGGGTTAAAACCTTCACTTTGACTTAATAATTCCAACTGGGACtggtttactttttttatttaactctagtaaattgaaaaatgtgtttaaaatagtTGAATATCACAGTGAATGTacatatgacatcatctgcATACTTCGATTTCgcctgtatttttattcttatctatttgtttcctttttttctcattttctttgtgatccactgtatatatgaaaatacactgtatataactgatgcaccttttcctactctGGCACCTGCTTCTGACTATtgactattgagctgatgtgacaagtaaatttctccaatgtgagatcaataaagcctatcttatcttaaaaactCCGTCTGCCTGGTTCAACAGGTCTACATCACCTGTTCTATCCTCCTGTGTGAGATCGGTTTTCCTGGAACCCGGTGCTCTCAGGGATGCATCAGATCTGACACGTGGAACAACCGCAGGAAAAGGGATGCTCCAGCTGAGACGAGCAGCCACTCCATCTCCCAGGGTCCTTTGCGCCTCATCAAGACTCCTGACACTAAGGGTGAGACTTCAAGAGCAAGCAGTTAATAATTACTCACTGCAGGATTTTTGTGAAAGTTCATGCTattcatatttgtatttttgtgatGCTGAGGTTAGTTAGTACCATGCTAATTTCAGAATTTGTAGGTGAATTCAGAGCTGTTGGGAATTTTCTAATCATTTACCTAAACACGTATATTCAGGAATACCAAAATACAGTCTATACAAAGTATGGCAGAAATAATAGCTCAACAGCAATAATTCATGCAAAACTACTCATttcttaattgttttttaaatttacaacTGGATGAAATCGATAAGGCATTGTAGATTTAaactagggctgtcagttttaacgcgttattaacgcgttaactttgttagaccataataaatgtttttgttgcgcgttaatcgcgcgtcaaaacacacacaccattccctaatgtgttttccCTTGGCACTTTCCGTAATTCCGTAATTGTTGCCAAATCGGCTTATTTCATGCGattttgggcttcttttttataaagtcgcttgtaaatttaatGAGTCGCAGGTTGCGTTGTTTtggggcttgtttctgaaagggaagttgcttatttgggctctaaaataagtgacgataaaCAGGAGTTATTaggagacctgcctgcactacagacactttaagtataaccagctgaaataccCAACCGCCTCATAACGTGCTGCAGCACATTCTCCTCTAGACTGACATAGGAGCCAAGAGAGTAAAGGGGGGCCAACTTTGCCCGtatttggttctgaagatgagtttttacacccTGCTAACATTGCAGAAGCCAAACCCATAAACCAtaatttaatgcttattaatttgttgtcacaTTGCCAGATGAAGTACCTGGAGTTATAGCAtcagcacatgaagctgtgctaaacagttctctttAAAGGGTATTGAGCTCCTACCCAGTggaagcaaagtgtaagactctggaatgacctggaaatttaaaacctttttccaggctttaaaaaaaactgtgcatgaatgtggatataaacatacaatataatattttgtaaatatacaaaaaaatattgttgttggtgtgaaagctcagaattagatggatgtgagagagaaaaaaaataaacaataaaacttgtgactttattgaaatgtaaaattagtattactttatatgtatatgtgtgataccatatttgtctttgtttaagaggcaaaaacaTATTTCGGCACAAAAGCAGGTATTTATTTCCACATTTGTTtccacattgtgtaaacatcagggtgttatgattagtgatttagACATTATTGGctagagtttaacattttatggcaccaggatgttttcattccaattctgaaaagtgcttgaaaataatttttgtacaaacatgttttttattagtgtcatttattgcaaaattgcatattaaaatgcccaaataggcttttacactttcagaaataaaaggataaaaaatgcgattaatttgcgattaatgttaagttaactattgacattatgcgattaatcacaatcaaaatttttaattgtttgacagcactaatttaaacaagtttctttttcttagtttctgtcctttttttgtacattttatgaGCTTTCTGCTTTCATAACCAGACCTTATGATTTATCTTTTTGCATTTCAGGATCCGGCCTGAATCTGAATCTGAGTCTGAACCAAATCTTGGTTGTCGGCTGTTTTCTGGTAATTGGAGGGATCATCTACCGAGCCcggagaaccagaactaaatacCAACTGGTTCCAATTTCTGAACCACAATAACTTTAAATCTGCTTCCAAAAttaaatttctttcttttagaaAACATTACTGGTTTGAAGGTGAATAATTGTATGTACTAAAAAAGGctttattatttcaaaaactaaaacaaaatttgctTTTGATTGGCAcgttgtgattttgttgtaatCCAAATATTCTGcaatcaaacattttatgattttataaTGATGAAATAGCTTTGAACTAACTAATGGGTATCAGAGACATTTGTggtaatttagcattttatttctttttaactttgGTTGTGGGATGCAAATAGTATAACATCTGACCAACTTGTGTAATTTGAGGTAAACTAAGTTTTCTTTCTATAAGTCTTTAAACCCAATAGAAAAATCAAAGTCCTTTGaaactgtcgcttcatgcttgctcagtatgagggattgcagcaaagccatgtacaatgcagatgactcttcctgtggctctacggttccccaggagtgaatgctgcttgtcgggactttgatgcaatcaactggtttccttatataggacatttttgaccaatctgtataatctgacccaatctgtataatatgattgaacttgactttgtaaagtgccttgagatgacatgtttcatgatttggcgctatataaataaaattgaattgaattgaattgaattgaatttgaactTTTTTGTGTCGCCGACgccaattaaaaaaattctacTTTAAACACAATttgattgtttatttttcattcgcTTGTGTTGAATTCCCTTGAAAGATTTTctatgttattgttttcacaaGGTGAAGATACTTTGTAAATCTACCCATTTCAAATactggatgaaaaaaaacattcttcatTTTGAGAACTTCTTAACAAATTAGTACAAAAAAGTCATCAGTTTCGGTGCCAGTTTATGAAATTTTCAGCCCTTGATAGTATGATAGTAACCATACAAAATGTCTAATTTGTATATGTATGACCTGAAAGTTTACTAAATCAGAATATCTGAGACTTTGTTcaagccaaagggaaatttagagagaccaatttgTCCTGTTTTTGAACGGAGGGAGGAAACTGGAGTCATGTTTggtatcttttttatttagaaataaaacaaatcggCCATGAAGCCAGACatgacaaaagagaaaaaagtattGTACAAATGATGCCAAAGTCAACAAGGGAGAGgggaataaaaataacagagtaagaaagacagaaaaggcagagacacaaagaaaataCATAGACAGAAGTACACTACAAAGTTGCCAAACCAGACATTCGTTGGatcagacagatttttttttagatgtaagaACCATAGAGTTTCAAATACAACACCAGCTGAAATGGTTGGCATTATGAGATAACAGAGGCTGTGGCTGCAAAAGACACTTAGCAGTGAAACAAACCCAAGGACGTATGGCATGCATAAACACATGGACAGTTATCTTCCCTGAAGCAAAGCTCTGAGTCTATTGGTGACATGGATCCTGGAAGACAACATGGAGTAATCGACCAATCCTGAGCAGGCTTTGCTCATCCACACAAGATGACGTGCCAGGGGTTGTACCCTATCTGGCATCCGGAAATCTACTCGTTTTTGTTTGAGAGTctagtactgaagctgtaaacgtTCCCCtgacttttaaattaaatacgttcaaatatttttctgcTTCAAGTCTAAATATTACTACAgtagtctacaatagaaacaccacatgtTTCAAACAAAGATTCTTGGAATGACTGGATGCATTTAATTCATAAAAGCAGACGCCTCACCTATAGACGCTATCTCCAGAATGTACAATgtgctgtatatatatatatatatatatatatatatatatatatatatatatatatatatatatatatatgtcagggTGCGgtttttgcctgctgcaccctgagcaTTTTCCAGCACCGTCCTCCGGCCGTCCAGCCCTGATTCCACTCTCCCTTGATCACCTACACCTGTTACCAATCAACCCGGACTCAAGCCATCTATCAGTCAGCCTATTTAAACTCTAAACGAAACTGGCAAGAGAAGTCATAAACCCATATTGCCAGGTCACACAACTCAAGTTCCTACTGAGCTACccacataaaaacagaattgtttttatgTGGGTAGAACCGTTAGTAATATTAGTTTATCTAATGTCTAAAGACACGTATGTATTTATTGTTGATcaaattgaaaatataaatCCCTATATaactgtgcaaattctcagtcatGCGGGTCATGGCAACCACAAACAGgattaaatcagaggcaacaggacgttttctttcagaaaaacttAGCCTGTTatgtgataatttttttttctgttctatcTCTCCTCGAGATCCGtcggtttttcttcagctctccagagctccttatctgctaTTAACCTTCCCCCTCCCTACTGCTATTTGCTtcgttttgtgtcttttgtgccatttcttcatagcaaccAAAAGCTCTAAGGAAATTATGGATCTCCTCACCTCGTCTCTCaacgctattgatcaaattatTTCAACTGAAAAGCAAAGGACCGGGGAGCATGCCTGTCCCGATGGaactttttttgcgggatacatctgtcatgtttttatgATGAAcctgaacacaaccacacacagagttctgtttagtgagtttattgaagatgatgaagacCAGAGTTCAGACTAGACAGAAGtaggaggcagcagaaccagaagcacagcagaatggagacttggaaccaggctgggCCAGCAgtacgacagaatggagacttggaaccaggttggactcacaacatgacagaatggagacttgaaACCAGAACTACAGCAGGCTGGTGGAGAATGGAGGAACTATGGACTGGacgagactggatgaggtgagcagcagaaacagaggtaaGCAGGGAAACAGAACGAACTAACGAGGAATGACAGACTGCAGTGAGCTTAagtagtgaggctgacaggtgtgctgaatgctggctgattagtagctgacaggtgtgaATGATTACTGAACcggagactggagctgtatggaaggtggaaagtgtctgagtctgtgcatggtgtagcagacaggctgcatcatgacagcacccccccccccttaaggcCGGCTCCCAGACGGCAAAACGAAAAGagacaacaaaagaaaacaacccacccagggtgggcggagggaggcaCTGGACGGTGGGCTACCGTCATATAAACAAAAAacgacccacccagggtgggcggagggaggtaCTGGATGGtgggaaccaaaaaaaaaaaatccaaaaaaacagaagaaaccaaaacacaaaTCTACCCCAACGGGGTGAACAAAGGACAGTCTGGTAGGCACTAGATGGCCAGCAGGAGGGACCTCTGGTGGGCGACCTCGGTggcggagcagcagagtctgAAACGGGtttcgcggtgggcgaccccgacgaggcagagtcagacGTGGGCATCGCAGTGGGCGACCCCGATGTGGCAGAGCTAGACGTGGGCGTCGCGGTGGGTGACCTCGGTggcggagcagcagagtctgAAATGGGTCTCGCGGTGGTCCCTgacgaggcagagtcagacGTGGGTATCGCAGTGGGCAACCCCAACAAGGCATAGCTAGACGCGGGCGTCGCAGTGGGCGACCCTGACGAGGCAAAGTCAGACACGGGCGttgcggtgggcgaccccggcgcCGAAGTAGCAAAGTCTGAAGTGGCCAGTGGTGGAAAAGTACCCTGGAAGACAAGCGGCTATCGACCAAGGGCGAAGCAGGGCCACAGGACACAGATGTTCCAGGACTACAGGCAACGGAGGTCgcaggactagaggctacggaggtcacaaggctagaggctacagaggtcacaagGCTAGAGGCAACGGAGGTCACAagactagaggctacagaggtcacaggaCTAGAGGTTATGG comes from Fundulus heteroclitus isolate FHET01 chromosome 4, MU-UCD_Fhet_4.1, whole genome shotgun sequence and encodes:
- the LOC118562793 gene encoding CUB and zona pellucida-like domain-containing protein 1; translated protein: MAQYTTIHDLLVVGPAGILKEKVSSDTYVLKWTPSQNQLYDYFPICFISEARDQLDQVYHSELRCVTVSGEHHEAKVTCNETTMSVEVEKTFLIRRNEDILHFNEFTDSSCNLSTLSNTSHLVAVMSLDSCGTLVEEDDDNIIFTNVITSADKREIISRHHDVEIAFSCSFPKRANLTLGFRHKNPYAFNEKGFGAFTINFEFFESQRFTKQVDASSYPVEVYMKQMIFMQIETTTSIPNTELFVESCRATPYDNPNSRISYTIIENGCMKDRTAVIYPSSKTQFRFGMEAFEFIGAHEEVYITCSILLCEIGFPGTRCSQGCIRSDTWNNRRKRDAPAETSSHSISQGPLRLIKTPDTKGSGLNLNLSLNQILVVGCFLVIGGIIYRARRTRTKYQLVPISEPQ